One window of the Alligator mississippiensis isolate rAllMis1 chromosome 5, rAllMis1, whole genome shotgun sequence genome contains the following:
- the LOC102573091 gene encoding 7-alpha-hydroxycholest-4-en-3-one 12-alpha-hydroxylase: protein MAIWIAVLCTLLAIVLGGLHHLGVFRRRRPNEPPLDKGYIPWLGYALDFRKNSSEFLQKMQRKHGDIFTVLIGGYYFTFVMDPFSFGAIVKESRSKLDFEKFASELVRRVFGYHPVPMDHKTIQLASTKHLMGDGLVVMTQAMMENLQKVMLHSLGAGVEERPWSQDGLFHYSYNIVFRAGYLALYGNEPTNGTGSKKKAQECDLTHSEEVFYEFRKYDLLFPRLAYAVLPPKDKIEAERLKKLFWNMVSVKKTYTKDNISGWISSQERDLEENGVPEYMRDRFMFLLLWASQGNTGPASFWLLLYLMKHPEAMKAVREEVDQVVKESGQDVKPGSAPINITRDMLMNTPVLDSAVEETLRLAAGPILIRAVIEDMNLKMANGEDYILRRGDRIALFPHVAIQMDPEIHPEPHTFKYNRFLNPDGTKKDFYKNGKKLKYPTMPWGAGTSICPGRFFAVNEMKLFVALMLLYYDVELVNGEEEIPPINTSRWGFGMMQPVHDIQFRYRLRF, encoded by the coding sequence ATGGCCATCTGGATAGCAGTTCTTTGCACCCTGTTAGCAATCGTCCTCGGCGGCCTCCACCACTTGGGAGTATTTCGCAGGAGAAGACCCAACGAGCCTCCCCTGGATAAAGGCTACATCCCATGGCTGGGCTACGCGCTAGATTTCAGAAAGAACAGCTCAGAGTTTCTACAGAAGATGCAGAGAAAGCACGGGGACATTTTCACGGTGCTGATTGGAGGCTACTACTTCACTTTTGTCATGGACCCATTCTCTTTTGGGGCCATTGTGAAGGAATCCAGATCCAAACTGGATTTTGAGAAATTTGCATCTGAGCTGGTCAGGAGGGTTTTTGGATACCATCCTGTCCCAATGGACCACAAGACCATTCAGCTGGCAAGCACAAAGCACCTGATGGGAGATGGGCTTGTTGTCATGACTCAGGCCATGATGGAGAACTTGCAGAAAGTGATGCTCCATAGCCTGGGCGCCGGAGTAGAGGAGAGGCCATGGAGCCAAGATGGGCTCTTCCACTACAGCTACAACATTGTCTTCAGGGCTGGCTACCTGGCTTTGTATGGAAATGAGCCAACCAACGGcactgggagcaagaagaaaGCCCAAGAGTGCGATCTCACCCACTCTGAAGAGGTCTTCTACGAGTTTCGCAAGTACGACCTTCTCTTTCCTCGTCTGGCCTACGCTGTGCTGCCGCCCAAGGATAAAATAGAGGCTGAGAGGTTGAAGAAGCTCTTCTGGAACATGGTTTCTGTGAAGAAGACCTACACAAAGGATAACATTAGCGGGTGGATAAGCAGCCAAGAACGGGACCTGGAAGAGAATGGTGTCCCCGAGTACATGAGGGACCGGTTCATGTTTCTACTCCTTTGGGCCTCCCAAGGCAATACAGGCCCAGCTTCTTTCTGGCTTCTCTTGTATCTCATGAAACATCCCGAAGCCATGAAGGCTGTGCGGGAAGAAGTGGACCAAGTCGTAAAAGAGTCTGGTCAGGACGTGAAGCCAGGCAGCGCCCCGATTAACATCACCAGGGACATGTTGATGAATACCCCTGTCCTGGACAGCGCGGTGGAGGAGACGCTGCGCCTGGCAGCCGGCCCTATTCTGATCCGAGCGGTCATTGAGGACATGAATCTCAAGATGGCCAATGGGGAAGACTACATCCTCCGCAGAGGAGATAGGATAGCCCTGTTCCCCCATGTTGCAATTCAGATGGACCCCGAAATCCATCCTGAGCCTCACACCTTCAAATACAACCGGTTCCTAAACCCTGATGGCaccaagaaagatttctacaagAACGGGAAAAAGTTGAAGTACCCTACTATGCCCTGGGGGGCGGGGACATCCATCTGTCCCGGACGTTTCTTTGCAGTCAATGAAATGAAACTGTTCGTGGCCTTGATGTTGCTTTACTATGATGTGGAGCTGGTTAATGGAGAAGAGGAAATCCCTCCCATAAATACCAGCCGGTGGGGATTTGGTATGATGCAGCCCGTGCATGATATCCAGTTTCGATATCGGCTACGCTTTTAA